The region GAAGTTAACAAGCTTGCTGGACTGGATATCAATGGTCAGTGAGTGTTTGTCTGTACACTTACATGCATTTATGTGAGCAGTCTATGCTCTGTACTGATAATAATACTTGCAGAATAATATGCAGAATTCAGTATTTAAGATAATTATGTGAATAGGTCATTTCTAAGTGTGGTGATGTGTTTGTCCATTAGATGGATCTGCCTATGGCAGACTGTGGGAGGGGTCCAGCCCACGGCCTCAGTCTCGTATAACCCATCTGACCCGCATCAACGTGGACAACTTTGTCTTCCACAAGGTCTTGGGGAAAGGCAGCTTTGGCAAGGTACAAAGCACCATGTCAGTGTGAATTAAACTGTGAGACTGCTGTTTTAGAAACCCAAGAGTGAGAGGATAACCATGAGTGAATCAATAACACTCCATTCAATACTCATCCGCTGTTGTAAACACACTGGCAACTTCAGGCATCATATAGAGATAATGATATAAATGAATTGTAGATAAGGTGCTTAAATTTATCAACACTTAACTTGTCACTTCAAGCTGCATGCTCTTaataacacagaaaacaagtaAAGTGCTACTATTaatccctcttctcctctcttcttcttctctgttcttcttcttgtctgctcttctcttctcaGGTTCTCCTGGCAGAGCTGAAGGGTCATGGAGAGTACTTTGCAGTGAAGGCTCTGAAGAAAGATGTAGTGCTGATGGATGACGATGTGGAGTGCACTATGGTAGAGAAGAGAGTCTTGGCTTTAGCCTGGGAAAACCCCTTCCTCACACACCTATACTCCACCTTCCAGACCAAGGTAGTCCCTTTCCACCTCAATAGTgtctttgtcactttgtttttcctacTCTACACTCTCATTGGTTGGGATTGTGTCCTCAATACTCAAAGTGGCACTTGTCAACAGGAGCATCTGTTCTTTGTGATGGAGTATCTGAACGGAGGAGACTTGATGTTTCATATTCAGGAGAAAGGGCGCTTTGAACTCTACAGAGCCACGTAAGTCACACCTGTTACACAGACATAACAGActtggtgtaaaaaaaaacacacacattacctgCCACATTATGTGCTCTTGTGCTCCTGTAGCTGTGTAGAGACTCACACATACAGGATCAATGAGCTGATGGAAAGCAGATACTCGTAAAGAAGAGTTTACTCCCCCTATGTCAAGCTCTTTGTCTCACtcccattatgtttttttttcgtttACACGATATGCTGAAGCCTGATGGGCTTGGGCTGAGCTGGCGTCCATTAGCTGCTGCTCACTAGCAGACTGGCCTTGTAAGGAATAAGCAGCTCTTAGTGCCTGTGTACTGTTTGTATGGGGAGGTATCAGTTACTACCACCCAACTCTCTACTCATCATTCTGTGGGAATCCCTCCAGAAAACAACAATGGTAAAAGAGTGTTATGAAGTCTTAAGCTTGGTGGCACCTGCACCACCGCCAACTGAAGTTTTAAAAAGTCTcacatttacaaacagaaaTGGAAGTGAAACATTTCTTGATGATGTtagacacacaaataaagccTCAAGGCAAGAGATATAAGTGATTAtgttatgtgttgtttgttgttttgaatcaCTTTTATGGATTCCACCTTTTTGAAATAGGACAGTAAACAATctcaacaagaaaacaatctcaacaCAAGGACCATTAGTAGCTTTTCTTGAGCTTTTTCGATTGTATCACACAATCTTTCTCAGCTCctcagatggagtttgcccagttacAGAGGAATTGTAGACTTTCAAATGTTAGATAGACAAATAAGGACAACAGTAAGGTCTTTTATGGTGTTATGGTAACAAACATAGATTACATTTCCTGTAGTTAAACTGGTGGCTGCGTCCTGGACCCATGAGATGACAGGAGTAATTCTCTACtttgcaaacacagacacctcATCTTGTGTTGGCATCCACTAAAATCCTACTCACTCAGTGACTTCTATTCAGCATGGATGGGTAATTTACCCTCAgtgagtgagaaaaaaagagagtgggCTGTTTCATTATCTCGTTAATTTTTAACAAAACATGCAcgtttgtttacatccatgtttaaatataataaataagcTTGTGTGTTGCTGCACAAGTTGTCACAGTGGAATGGAAAGTATCTCCTGGATTTGGTTATGCAATATATTTCCTCAGGCAGCAAATGAACGGCAGAGTTTCCAGTGACCTCTTTATCAGCACAAAGGCCCTGTTCTCCGAGTGGCTACTGCTAACCTGTTGACCCGCTGCTGTAGAGAGTCAAGTCCAGCGTCTCAATGTTCCTCCCATAGCAGAGCCCAACTTACTTACACCTGACACATACTGGATCTAGACTTCATTTTAcattctgttttgtgtctgttgtgttgtttctaGAGCAGGTTTAGATGTGCATATATGCTTTCTAACTTGTTCTATGAGAGTTTTAAGGGTCTGAGAGATGATCAATAGATGAAACCTGACAGCCTATTCAGCCCTTGTCAGTTGGTCATTTACAGTGAACGACCACTTGTTGGGTTAGAGCGGAGGCtactctgtctcctctcaggACTCAATCGTTTCACCTGACACAGATGACAAGAGAAGCAGGTCAGAGATAGGCTAATCTTTCGACTCACAGCGGCTCTCAGGTTTCACATTATGAGAGCGTTATTCACCTGTCTCCTACTCCATACAAATGTCCTCCTCAATAATTCAGCTCAACACTGAAATGAGTCTGCAGTGACACCAGCTTTCAGCTGCCAACTCAGCAGTGAGATAGCTGCAGTGCGGCTCTGTAACTTTTCCCTAGAGATAAGTCGTTGATATCTTCCGTCTACCATGTTTGTCTCCCCAGGTTCTACTCTGCTGAGATCATTTGTGGTCTTCAATTCTTACATACCAAAGGGATCATCTACAGGTCAgactcaaaatatatattacatCTGGATTTACAGGACATACACTTAAATTACCATACTGGcaatttttcatgttttagcccatAAACTttaaattctatattttttacaCCACAGCTGACCATTTTGGATTACTTTCCTATTCCACAAGACAGTTGAATTCAAGTGTGATGTGAAAAAGATTGCAGATACTCTCTAAACTTGCTTGGTTAGGTAATCCCACgcattttgacacttttttttctgaaagtttCATTATCATTGTGTGGTTATGCAGTTGTGTACAGGCACTGTCCCTGTGGATGTAGTCTAAACAGTCTAATTcagaagaaaactgaaacatggATCATGGATTTGGTATGCTTTGAAAAAATATGACAGCATAAATGCAATTTATGATTAAtgcataaaacatgcaaaactacTGGTATGGttcttaaaaacattttgtaagtCGTGAGTTATACGATTCTTACTGGCTTAAGATTTCACAGACCAACTTTTAGGCACTTTTTGATCACATATTTAATCCTCTAAAAGtccatttaaaaaatgcaaataaacattaaacattaagtGGCATTCTAACTTAATTCTGAATCGTCAGATCAAACTCAATCTGTTATCGTCGTGTTTATTTCCAATCctgctgtgattgttttgtttccagaGATCTTAAGTTAGACAATGTGATGCTGGATCATGAGGGACACATAAAGATCGCCGACTTCGGCATGTGCAAGGAGAACTTGTTTGGAGAGAATCGTGCCACAACTTTCTGCGGTACTCCTGACTATATCGCTCCAGAGGTATAGTGTTTCATACTTAGAGACGCTCTCTTGTTCTGAAGTATTCAATTCTGCAACTGGTTTGCTTTTATCATTCTGCATGCAAACAAGTGTCGGTGTCTGTCcagaataataatatttataatattgtgTTTCAACTCAGATCTTGCTGGGACAGAAATACTCCTTCTCTGTTGACTGGTGGTCATTTGGTGTGTTGCTGTATGAAATGCTGGTTGGTCAGTCACCTTTCCAcggagatgatgaagatgagttGTTTGAGTCCATCCGCATGGATACTCCCCACTATCCTCGCTGGATCAGCAAGGAGGCCAAGGACCTGCTTGAGCGGGTCtgtacagaatcagaatcagaatcagaatcagaaatactttaatgATCCCCGGGGTGAAATTACACCGTAACTGTGCCGTAACTTCTAtatgaaatacagtacatttgtcaCAGTGGATTTGTGCCACGGGGAAAATCTGGTATttccatgtttattttataGATGAAAGAATTCTACTGATGTCGGTTTGATGAAAGCTATTCAAATCCAATTAAATAGCGTCAATTTATGCAGCTGAAAATGAACTGTTTTTGAGATGTAATGGTGCACATTCCTTACTTACCCTTACTGACTTTGTTTGCCTGCAGTTGTTTGAGAGAGACCCCACTCGCAGGCTAGGAATTGTGGGTAATATCCGTTTACACCCCTTCTTCAAGACCTTTAACTGGCAGGCcttggagaggagagaggttgAACCACCCTTCAAACCCAAAGTGGTATGCGCCACACACAAGTCACTGAGGATTgaattatgaaaaaaatatggatcatgtgctgtgtttacatgccTATAATCTGCCTGTATTTTATCGTTTCACTGAGATACATCTGTTAATTACAGAAAGCACCGAATGACTGCAGCAACTTTGATCGGGAGTTCCTCAGCGAGAAGCCTCGTCTCTCCCACAGCGACAAGAACTTCATAGACTCCATGGATCAGACTGCGTTCTCTGGTTTTTCATTCATCAACCCCAAGATGGAGCACCTTTTAGAAAAGTGAATGTTCTAATGACAGTCAGACCTGGGGTTATATCCCTACTGTTTCCAGGCAGTTCCCTTATTCTGCCACATTGTTAAACTTACAAATGAGTAAGCTGTTCCACAATCAGTATTTGTGTGACCTTATTTTAAGCACAAACTATTCTCCTTGGGTACGTGTAGAAACGATAAGAGTAGAAACGGGCccttgtactgtatatattgatgttaatgtgtttgtgtgcatgcttatTATTTGTCTAGGTTGTGAAGGCCTATATGAGTAATAATATTAGGGCGGGAGGTTGAAAATTCTTACATTCCACTTGACGTCACTGCTATCAtctgcagccattttgtgtTCCTTTTGGTAACACTCAGTTCAACCCAACTGGGGATAAATAAtatgaggagggaaagaaacCTATAGGAATAAATTATGCTGTATACTTCAAATGTAGATTCCTTGTGTGAATGAGTTGACTGCATGTATAGAAATCTCAGACCAACAGAAACTTTTCCATTGTTAAATATAGATTATTGATCAATGTAATCTGTCTTTGAAGCATCTGAATTCTTGCCTTCGGCTGGATAAATCATGTCTTGCTGACAAAGAAGAACTTGTGATTGTGTGATTGACTCAACAGTGCCATGCAAAGAACAAATGTAAACAGTAACAGCTGCTCTCAGCTGTATTGAACGGTCCTGCCTGTGGATGCAGTGCAGAAAGTTCAGTAAAGGTACGTGACAAACAATGAGTGAGAAGTCACTGAAATGCTGTATATagacaatgtatatgtatattgttgTAACATGTATATTGGTTCGCTAAGGATGTACTTTTTTTACTGTCTCCATCTTTTACATctgattaaaaaacaatcaactCCCAAGTCTGATGTGCTATTTTTAAAACTTAAGAACTTTACACCGTCCTCATGCTATGAAAGATTATGGGGCTTATCTATGGCTGATTAagatttgttgtattttagtatttctgtATGGACATTCATTTTGGGTTTTAAagatatttactgtgttttttgcATATGTTGGTTTTTAACATATTGGGACCATATTAAAAAGAGCATCTCCTTTGGATTCACTGTGTTTTGTGGATCCATGAATAAACCAAATATTCATAAATTttattatgaataaaataacaaaggACGGAGGATTGTGAATTCTAATACATTTCAGCAGCTTATACTTGGATAGTGCAAGTTGTAATTAAGTAATCAAGTATTGATATAGATTTGGGGAATTCTGTGAAGTATCAATGTGTTGGTAACAAACATTTGGACATTACATAGATATGGAGATTCGTATACAAGGGTCATAATTGCTGTGTATGGGCCAGACACTGACAGCCACCTCCCATCAATTATCAGAGGGATGGTGACGCCCTCTAGCGACACCACGGTGGACATAACGTTCTTTGACGTCACCGCGTAACGTCTTCCGTACTATGTGTACGGAAGTGTTGCTACTACTGCTTCTAGCTTCCACTGCTGTTCAACAAATGTTATCTCACACTTGCTGATGAGTAATTAGGCGCTATTATTGTTGGTTTTCAGGCAGCCACACTGTCGGTTTTCACAGTATGATTGTATAATGATTTTCCATCGTAGAAAGCAGCGGATAGGTTCTCAAACACGCGTTTGACAAAGATTTCCAGCGAGTCAGAGGAAGTCCAAAATGAGTTCTCGGGATGCACTGAGGAATGCGTCCACTCTGGCGTCGTATAATGTGTTGCTGCAGgtacacgaacacacacagatgagctACAGCACCATACCAGCGCAGTGTTTTACAGTTCAGTCAACGAATAACTGTTTTGATTGTCAAACGTTTAATAACGCGTTTTACTGGGTCTTATCTCAGGTCATGTTCCGTGTCCTCACCTTCTTGCTGAATGCATTCACGCTGCGGTTTGTGTCCAAAGAGCTGATTGGGGTTGTCAATGTCAGGTAAAGTTGACAGGTGCTGAGATGAGAGAACACAGTGCCACCAGCCCAGATAAGAAAGAGCACAATACACCAGCTGCTgcaatatgtgtatgtgtaacgtgtaatgtgtgtgtgtgtcttcactaTGCAGGCTTACACTACTGTACTCCACATTAGTATTTTTATCCAGAGAAGCTTTTCGGAGAGCCTGTCTGAGTGGGGTGTCTGGGACAAACCACAGCTGGAGACAAGTTATAAACCTGCTATGGCTGACGTgagtttattttacaaaatgattaaaGCATGTTTAATCTTGTGCATTCAGCTTGGATGTTTGTTCCTCATCTTGGCCTTTCTTACCTCTCAGGTTGCCTCTTGGTGTGTTGTGGGCAGCCCTGCTGGcctgtgtgtggctgtggctCCTGGAGGTGCCAGACCCCCAGACTGTCCCTTACTACGGCCCTGCAGTGGTGTTGTTCGCCTTGTCAGGAGTGCAGGAGCTCCTGGCTGAGCCCCTCTGGGTCCTGGCTCAAGCTCACATGTTTGTCCGACTGAAGGTGGTCGCTGAGAGCTTAGCAATGATCGCCAAGTGCAGCATCATTGTGATGCTGGTGGTGTTTGCCCGGGAATGGGGCCTTTACAtcttctctgctgctcatgTAAGAAATGAGCTGAAGTTGTCTGCATtatttctgtaattattttctctgtgtgattTTAAGCTATGGGCTTTTCTTAGTTGGTGTACACAGGATTCCTGGTGCTGTGCTATGCCGTTTACTTCATTCGTTTCTTGGGCTCTAAAGAAGCAGCTGAGAAGAGTTTTCCTCTGCACCGTGTCGGAGATCTCTTGCCCTGTAGAGCTGATGGAGAGGTAGTAGGGCAGGACAATATATGGCTATGTATTATTTATGATCTGTCTACAAGATATACTGTTACCATGCAGGTCTAATCCTCATCTGTTGCCCTGTTTACAGCCACTGGTTGATTGGACTCTGGCGCGGCTCACATGGAGCTTCTTCAAGCAATCCTTCCTTAAGCAGATCCTGACGGAGGGTGAGCGTTACGTCATGACCTTCTTGAACGTCCTCAGCTTCGGAGACCAGGGAGTCTATGACATCGTCAATAATCTGGGCTCCATGGTGGCTCGCTTCATCTTCTTGCCTATCGAGGAAAGCTTCTACATCTTCTTTGCCAAAGTGCTGGAGCGAGGACGTGATGTCAAAAGTCAGAAACAGGTGCGAGACGAACACAAACACGCCTTTGTGAATGGCTGGAAAGAAATCGGTGTTGGTTTTAGTTCATTTGTCGTGGGTTTTGTCTGCAGGAAGAAGTTGCCATTGCGGCAGAGGTCCTGGAGTGTCTGCTGAAACTGGTGCTGGTGATTGGTCTGATTATCACAGTGTTTGGCTACGCCTACTCTCACTTGGCTCTGGACATTTATGGCGGCTCTCTGCTGAGCAGTGGGGCAGGTAAGTGAGCTACAACCCACTGGTTGTACTGGATATTTGCGACGAATTCTGTTGTGTTTGGTGTTCTTACTCACagctcgtttttttttttttgttaaaggcCCCACTTTGCTGCGTTGCTACAGCTGCTACGTTCTCCTGCTCGCTGTAAATGGTGTAACGgagtgttttgtatttgctgCCATGAGCCAAGAAGAGGTTGACAAGTAAGAATGTAGAAATATACACAGTCAGTTCAGTTATTATGCACCACGTAACGTGTCAgtaaacactgtgtttgtgttttgtcctcAGGTATAACTTTGTGATGCtagctctgtctgtgtctttcctGTTCCTGTCCTACATGCTGACGTGGTGGGCTGGCGCTGTGGGCTTCATACTGGCAAACTGCCTAAACATGGCCCTCCGCATCTTGCACAGCCTGCTTTACATACACCACTACTTCCAGTCCAGTCAATGGAAACCTCTGCGAGGCCTGTTGCCCTCCCCGCTCCTACTACTGACACTTGCTGTCAGTGCCATTGTCACAGCACTGTCAGAGGTACAAGAGAATCATGTCTGTTCATTCTGCACTCATGTTTTTACTCTAAAAATGGACCATTTCTTTGCAGCTGTATTCTATATAATCTGCACTGAGTCTTGTACAAATCAGTGATCTTCTTTATTCTCTGGTTTCAGGGTGTGTTCTGCTGTGACAGCGGCTGGTTGCTGAGGCTGGTCCACATCGCCGTAGGAGCAGCGTGTCTGCTCGgtgtgtttgcagctgttcTTCTCACAGAGACTCGGCTTATTCAGTTTGTGACGACTCAGCTCTTGCCCCGATACAGAAAGAAGCACACTTGAATTAGACTTGAAGTGGGTGTACTGGACTGGAAGAAAGCTTCTGTTTCCCCACAAACAGGAGCTACTGATTGACAGTTACTGACTGTGTGAAAGCAACGAGGGAACAACTTTTTTAAATAGAcctcatgtgtgtttgtgtatggtGTCGGTTTGTTTTCACAGGATCATTCCTGTGTGGGCACATTCACGTGTGAACAAACATGTCATTAATGTTTTGGGATCTAATTGTGGGcgataataaaaatgaatgtatttgaaGAAAATGGTTGAATTTGTTACAGGAATAGATTGTCCTGCACAacaaattaattcatatttgtggttttatgataACTTATTCAAATATGAATTTATAAAGGATCTGCCATGTATGTCTTAATGTTGTCAAATCTCCcattttcatgtttgcttttcacCATTTTCCAGCTGTTTCAAGGCTATTTTAAGTaacacatttcagtaaaaacagaatatacagTTGTACCTGATAACATATGACAACATAATATGACATgacttattatattataaatactCTTTCCAATTGAATAAATAATTGGAACTTGCTTCAGGCacttttgattaaatttgaaacatttaaatttgcAGTAATAAGAGTGTTGTAGTTTATGAAAACCAGTTTGGATTTATCTTCTTTATCTTCTTTTAGTAATTCATTCATCTCATGAAATGTGAGGGCGGTCCATTATTCTGTTCACATAACCTTTGTGTTTGATAAGGTAAATTCTGTTTTgcacaccacaaacaaagccTAATGGTACATCACTTGAAGTTTGTCCGTCAaagtttttatgtttaaaagtGTTTGGTGACATGTTCATTGCTACAAGTATATATTGTGAGGAAGTTTACACTTTGTAGAGCATGTATTTTGCACCAGTGATATGCtgtttgtcatattttactTCATGGGAGCTAAGTAGGTTTGAGTTCAGCGAATATTTGACCTGTTGCTTGGAAACTTGGTCCTCCCTCTGTACTAATAGCCACTGAATTTAGGGTCCCTAAGGGCTGGATAATGATGTAATTATGGAAAATGAGCAGGAAGGGGTGGGGACAGCATTCTTTTAAAGCAGAGCAATGTTtattctcctctctgcttgtgttttttttacatatatgtGTACACTAGTCAAGCATGGTATAAAGTATGTTGGGAAGTTTGATGTCTAAAGAGAGACAGCTACTTATCTTCTGAGTCATACCTTTTGAACTATAAGTCCAATCTGCTTGGCTTGCTCATTAACTGTGCTGTTGGAAACTGTTGgctgcaggagggaggagggaggatacacagacagacatttgtCATATTCTTGCACCTCTGGGATTCATTCGGGGAAATGTAACGCCACAAGTTGTAGCAGTGATCTCATCATTTTttaatgaagcagcagagaggacagtAGACCATGAGAAAAACCagaggcagaaaagaggaggagcCCGGACACTCATTACGTCATTTATTAGTCTCAAGAACACATTTATTGTCCACTGGAGAATCACTGCGAGGTTGTgtatatatgagtgtgtgttgggctgGACTTccaagagaagagaaaagtgaGGAGAGTTTCTTCAACTGCTCAACCAACATGTCTCAAGTAAGACCACTGttttaaacagaaatgttgTTGAAAGGACTTTCTGCAGACATGGAGAGCCAGAAATCACATGTGTGTTGTCGTCCTTGTTCCTTTTTACCGTCCTTCAGCCAGGCCAGGAAGAAGATGAACAAATGCAGCGTCCTGAGGTGAGAGAAGACGACCTGACTGAAGCAAAGACCAAACTGGGTACGAGTGGGCCAGCAAAGAGCAAGACATTTGAAGTCATGGAGGAGTGCggtgaggacacaaacacacacatagacacatggAGATGATTTGACACTAGTTTTACAGATGGAACTGGAAAGGaatcagtcttttcttttcagtatcTGGTTAAGCTACGATCACATTATGGCAGTGAGTTTGTGTGAGGGGCGTTTCTCATAATGCTCAAGTTTCCACTCCATATACAGAGAGCAAAAGGAGGGTTGTAATGATGAGGtattcctgtcagtgttttctctcaCCCAGTGggatacagtgtgtgtgtgtgtgtgtttatatacagaGAGTATATCCAGTCTTACATAACCCTTCTCACAGCGTCATTAACAGGGAAATATTCTGattgttgtttctcttccttcACAGAGAAAATGGGTAAAGCTGCTCCCTCTGTGTTCAGTGGAGTGAGGTCGGGAACAGAGACTGTTTTGAACACACGCTCAACTCGACCAATCAGGAAGTAGCAGGAGACCTCCTGACCATGATTGGACAACACCTGCTCCGTGTTAGTGGGTTTGGGATcagttgttttccagctgtaATTCAGTCCATGAAGCCTTTTTAAGGAGCTTTGTGTTCTTTGTAATAATCACATTTGATTTTGCACTTATAAAAAGCTGATAATTAATTTtcttaaaatacaataaaaaagtatttttattaaCCAGTAAATCAGTTTTTTCAAAATAGGgaattttgtatttgtgaaatattattatatcattactGTTTGTCAAACAGGCATTAACAGCCAGTTTTAGAGTGAACATATAATAATGAAGGAACACAAGAGTGGCATTTGTGCAATACTGTAATTGTATACGTTTGAACATACAAAAGAATAGCCTTAAAGTATTTTCTTCATATCAATAAAAAGTGGTCTGAACTGTGACAGTTTGTCAAAGGTCAAAATTAttgcaaaaaatgtaatttctttgaGATCAATAAAGGTATCTCTTGGAAATATGCAAATTATGTCTCATCCATCTTGTGTTTCATTGTAAGGAGTGCCAGTAATGTAGTAAATGtcagtaaaaatgtaataaaccaATCAA is a window of Enoplosus armatus isolate fEnoArm2 chromosome 3, fEnoArm2.hap1, whole genome shotgun sequence DNA encoding:
- the prkcda gene encoding protein kinase C, delta a isoform X2 — protein: MAPFLRIAFNSYDLGVLPSLADPPFCAIKMKEALTTERGKTLVQRKPTMYPAWKASFDAHIYEGRVLEVLLMKTAEEPLAEVTVGVSVLAERCKKANGRAEFWVDLHPAGKVMMAVQYFLEGVDTESKQAAKEEEAPTLNRRRGAIKQAKIHFIKNHEFIATFFRQPTFCSVCREFVWGLNKQGYKCRQCNAAIHKKCIDKIIGRCTGTAANSRDTVFQKERFKIDMPHRFKTHNYMSPTFCDHCGSLLWGLVKQGLKCEDCAMNVHHKCQDKVANLCGINQKLLAEALTQVSQKSSTRRSDPNLPNLPDIGIYDEVNKLAGLDINDGSAYGRLWEGSSPRPQSRITHLTRINVDNFVFHKVLGKGSFGKVLLAELKGHGEYFAVKALKKDVVLMDDDVECTMVEKRVLALAWENPFLTHLYSTFQTKEHLFFVMEYLNGGDLMFHIQEKGRFELYRATFYSAEIICGLQFLHTKGIIYRDLKLDNVMLDHEGHIKIADFGMCKENLFGENRATTFCGTPDYIAPEILLGQKYSFSVDWWSFGVLLYEMLVGQSPFHGDDEDELFESIRMDTPHYPRWISKEAKDLLERLFERDPTRRLGIVGNIRLHPFFKTFNWQALERREVEPPFKPKVKAPNDCSNFDREFLSEKPRLSHSDKNFIDSMDQTAFSGFSFINPKMEHLLEK
- the prkcda gene encoding protein kinase C, delta a isoform X1 encodes the protein MAPFLRIAFNSYDLGVLPSLADPPFCAIKMKEALTTERGKTLVQRKPTMYPAWKASFDAHIYEGRVLEVLLMKTAEEPLAEVTVGVSVLAERCKKANGRAEFWVDLHPAGKVMMAVQYFLEGVDTESKQAAKEEEAPTLNRRRGAIKQAKIHFIKNHEFIATFFRQPTFCSVCREFVWGLNKQGYKCRQCNAAIHKKCIDKIIGRCTGTAANSRDTVFQKERFKIDMPHRFKTHNYMSPTFCDHCGSLLWGLVKQGLKCEDCAMNVHHKCQDKVANLCGINQKLLAEALTQVSQKSSTRRSDPNLPNLPDIGIYDEVNKLAGLDINDGSAYGRLWEGSSPRPQSRITHLTRINVDNFVFHKVLGKGSFGKVLLAELKGHGEYFAVKALKKDVVLMDDDVECTMVEKRVLALAWENPFLTHLYSTFQTKVVPFHLNSVFVTLFFLLYTLIGWDCVLNTQSGTCQQEHLFFVMEYLNGGDLMFHIQEKGRFELYRATFYSAEIICGLQFLHTKGIIYRDLKLDNVMLDHEGHIKIADFGMCKENLFGENRATTFCGTPDYIAPEILLGQKYSFSVDWWSFGVLLYEMLVGQSPFHGDDEDELFESIRMDTPHYPRWISKEAKDLLERLFERDPTRRLGIVGNIRLHPFFKTFNWQALERREVEPPFKPKVKAPNDCSNFDREFLSEKPRLSHSDKNFIDSMDQTAFSGFSFINPKMEHLLEK
- the prkcda gene encoding protein kinase C, delta a isoform X3 translates to MAPFLRIAFNSYDLGVLPSLADPPFCAIKMKEALTTERGKTLVQRKPTMYPAWKASFDAHIYEGRVLEVLLMKTAEEPLAEVTVGVSVLAERCKKANGRAEFWVDLHPAGKVMMAVQYFLEGVDTGLHHSYKQAAKEEEAPTLNRRRGAIKQAKIHFIKNHEFIATFFRQPTFCSVCREFVWGLNKQGYKCRQCNAAIHKKCIDKIIGRCTGTAANSRDTVFQKERFKIDMPHRFKTHNYMSPTFCDHCGSLLWGLVKQGLKCEDCAMNVHHKCQDKVANLCGINQKLLAEALTQVSQKSSTRRSDPNLPNLPDIGIYDEVNKLAGLDINDGSAYGRLWEGSSPRPQSRITHLTRINVDNFVFHKVLGKGSFGKVLLAELKGHGEYFAVKALKKDVVLMDDDVECTMVEKRVLALAWENPFLTHLYSTFQTKEHLFFVMEYLNGGDLMFHIQEKGRFELYRATFYSAEIICGLQFLHTKGIIYRDLKLDNVMLDHEGHIKIADFGMCKENLFGENRATTFCGTPDYIAPEILLGQKYSFSVDWWSFGVLLYEMLVGQSPFHGDDEDELFESIRMDTPHYPRWISKEAKDLLERLFERDPTRRLGIVGNIRLHPFFKTFNWQALERREVEPPFKPKVKAPNDCSNFDREFLSEKPRLSHSDKNFIDSMDQTAFSGFSFINPKMEHLLEK
- the rft1 gene encoding man(5)GlcNAc(2)-PP-dolichol translocation protein RFT1, with the translated sequence MSSRDALRNASTLASYNVLLQVMFRVLTFLLNAFTLRFVSKELIGVVNVRLTLLYSTLVFLSREAFRRACLSGVSGTNHSWRQVINLLWLTLPLGVLWAALLACVWLWLLEVPDPQTVPYYGPAVVLFALSGVQELLAEPLWVLAQAHMFVRLKVVAESLAMIAKCSIIVMLVVFAREWGLYIFSAAHLVYTGFLVLCYAVYFIRFLGSKEAAEKSFPLHRVGDLLPCRADGEPLVDWTLARLTWSFFKQSFLKQILTEGERYVMTFLNVLSFGDQGVYDIVNNLGSMVARFIFLPIEESFYIFFAKVLERGRDVKSQKQEEVAIAAEVLECLLKLVLVIGLIITVFGYAYSHLALDIYGGSLLSSGAGPTLLRCYSCYVLLLAVNGVTECFVFAAMSQEEVDKYNFVMLALSVSFLFLSYMLTWWAGAVGFILANCLNMALRILHSLLYIHHYFQSSQWKPLRGLLPSPLLLLTLAVSAIVTALSEGVFCCDSGWLLRLVHIAVGAACLLGVFAAVLLTETRLIQFVTTQLLPRYRKKHT